From Patagioenas fasciata isolate bPatFas1 chromosome 15, bPatFas1.hap1, whole genome shotgun sequence, a single genomic window includes:
- the UBALD1 gene encoding UBA-like domain-containing protein 1, whose translation MDELKHQVMINQFVLAAGCAADQAKQLLQAAHWQFETALSAFFQETNIPYSHHHQMMCTPANTPATPPNFPDALTMFSRLKASESFNSSSPVASMATSPPPPAPPLPQHGAFNPTWPAASPPGQQQSMWTPAPPAQPAGWPAAVSQQATAEQKANVTMEAER comes from the exons atgGACGAGCTCAAGCACCAGGTGATGATCAACCAGTTCGTGCTGGCGGCCGGCTGCGCTGCCGACCAGGccaagcagctgctgcaggcGGCCCACTGGCAGTTCGAG actgcTCTCAGTGCTTTTTTCCAAGAAACAAACATCCCCTACAGCCACCACCATCAGATG ATGTGCACTCCTGCCAACACACCGGCCACACCGCCTAACTTCCCCGATGCCCTCACCATGTTCTCCCGCCTCAAGGCCTCCGAGAGCTTCAACAGCAGCAGCCCCGTGGCCTCCATGGCGACTTCCCCgccacccccggccccgccgctgccccaGCATGGGGCCTTCAACCCCACCTGGCCTGCGGCTTCACCccctggccagcagcagagcatgtGGACTCCAGCCCCGCCAGCGCAACCCGCAGGCTGGCCAGCCGCCGTCTCCCAGCAGGCCACGGCAGAACAGAAGGCCAACGTGACCATGGAGGCAGAGAGATGA